A genomic stretch from Malus domestica chromosome 15, GDT2T_hap1 includes:
- the LOC103431805 gene encoding uncharacterized protein isoform X2 yields MINPASTLSDPKNRSFYCCLVIVSSLICGAYFIGGASIAQEYKEKSFLQKLTRWKVIYNTQNTTLHTCKNRCQPSGSEALPKGIVVKTSDLEALPLWGSSVKNENSKPSKSLLAIAVGIKQKEIVDKIVKKFLSSDFVVMLFHYDGAVDKWRDLPWSDHAIHVSVMNQTKWWFAKRFLHPDIVSEYKYIFLWDEDLGVENFDPMRYLSIIQEEGLEISQPALDPDKSEVYHPITARVKNSKVHRRFYKYKGSGRCDDHSSAPPCAGWVEMMAPVFSRTAWQCVWYMIQNDLVHAWGLDVQLGYCAQGDRTQNVGVVDSEYIVHLGLPTLGVSDGNKVTNSPDPSQKGDSKALAPSASDKVNDRSKVRMQSFIDMQIFKERWSNAVKEEKCWVDPYQLTTN; encoded by the exons ATGATTAATCCT GCCTCTACGCTGTCAGACCCAAAGAATAGGTCATTCTACTGCTGTCTCGTCATTGTATCTTCATTGATCTGCGGGGCTTACTTCATCGGTGGTGCATCCATTGCTCAGGAGTATAAGGAA AAATCTTTcttgcagaaattaacaagaTGGAAAGTGATCTACAATACGCAGAATACAACTTTGCATACATGCAAG AATCGATGCCAACCTTCAGGGAGTGAGGCATTACCGAAAGGAATTGTTGTCAAAACATCGGACTTGGAAGCGCTGCCTTTATGGGGTTCATCTGTGAAAAAT GAAAACTCAAAACCTTCTAAGAGCTTGCTGGCAATTGCAGTTGGAATAAAGCAGAAAGAGATAGTGGACAAAATTGTCAAAAAG TTTCTATCAAGTGATTTTGTTGTAATGCTTTTTCATTATGATGGTGCGGTGGATAAATGGAGGGATTTACCTTGGAGTGATCATGCCATACACGTGTCTGTGATGAATCAAACAAAATG GTGGTTCGCCAAACGTTTCCTGCATCCAGATATAGTTTCGGAgtacaaatatatttttctttgggaTGAGGACCTTGGAGTTGAGAATTTTGACCCGATGCG ATATCTATCCATAATTCAAGAAGAGGGACTGGAAATATCACAGCCGGCACTTGATCCTGACAAGTCAGAGGTGTATCATCCAATCACTGCACGTGTGAAGAATTCAAAAGTGCACAG ACGGTTTTATAAGTATAAGGGCAGTGGAAGGTGTGACGACCATAGCTCTGCTCCTCCTTGTGCAGG TTGGGTGGAAATGATGGCACCTGTATTTTCAAGAACTGCTTGGCAATGTGTATGGTACATGATCCAG AATGATTTGGTCCATGCATGGGGCCTGGATGTGCAGCTTGGTTATTGTGCACAA GGAGATCGAACACAAAACGTTGGTGTGGTTGACTCAGAGTATATAGTTCATCTTGGTCTTCCTACGCTTGGTGTCTCAGATGGAAATAAG GTGACTAATTCCCCAGATCCTTCTCAGAAAGGGGACTCGAAAGCATTG GCCCCATCTGCCTCCGATAAAGTCAATGATAGATCTAAA GTTAGGATGCAGTCCTTTATTGATATGCAGATCTTTAAGGAAAGATGGAGTAATGCAGTAAAGGAGGAAAAATGTTGGGTTGACCCGTATCAACTAACAACAAACTGA
- the LOC103431805 gene encoding uncharacterized protein isoform X4 encodes MINPASTLSDPKNRSFYCCLVIVSSLICGAYFIGGASIAQEYKEKLTRWKVIYNTQNTTLHTCKNRCQPSGSEALPKGIVVKTSDLEALPLWGSSVKNENSKPSKSLLAIAVGIKQKEIVDKIVKKFLSSDFVVMLFHYDGAVDKWRDLPWSDHAIHVSVMNQTKWWFAKRFLHPDIVSEYKYIFLWDEDLGVENFDPMRYLSIIQEEGLEISQPALDPDKSEVYHPITARVKNSKVHRRFYKYKGSGRCDDHSSAPPCAGWVEMMAPVFSRTAWQCVWYMIQNDLVHAWGLDVQLGYCAQGDRTQNVGVVDSEYIVHLGLPTLGVSDGNKVTNSPDPSQKGDSKALAPSASDKVNDRSKVRMQSFIDMQIFKERWSNAVKEEKCWVDPYQLTTN; translated from the exons ATGATTAATCCT GCCTCTACGCTGTCAGACCCAAAGAATAGGTCATTCTACTGCTGTCTCGTCATTGTATCTTCATTGATCTGCGGGGCTTACTTCATCGGTGGTGCATCCATTGCTCAGGAGTATAAGGAA aaattaacaagaTGGAAAGTGATCTACAATACGCAGAATACAACTTTGCATACATGCAAG AATCGATGCCAACCTTCAGGGAGTGAGGCATTACCGAAAGGAATTGTTGTCAAAACATCGGACTTGGAAGCGCTGCCTTTATGGGGTTCATCTGTGAAAAAT GAAAACTCAAAACCTTCTAAGAGCTTGCTGGCAATTGCAGTTGGAATAAAGCAGAAAGAGATAGTGGACAAAATTGTCAAAAAG TTTCTATCAAGTGATTTTGTTGTAATGCTTTTTCATTATGATGGTGCGGTGGATAAATGGAGGGATTTACCTTGGAGTGATCATGCCATACACGTGTCTGTGATGAATCAAACAAAATG GTGGTTCGCCAAACGTTTCCTGCATCCAGATATAGTTTCGGAgtacaaatatatttttctttgggaTGAGGACCTTGGAGTTGAGAATTTTGACCCGATGCG ATATCTATCCATAATTCAAGAAGAGGGACTGGAAATATCACAGCCGGCACTTGATCCTGACAAGTCAGAGGTGTATCATCCAATCACTGCACGTGTGAAGAATTCAAAAGTGCACAG ACGGTTTTATAAGTATAAGGGCAGTGGAAGGTGTGACGACCATAGCTCTGCTCCTCCTTGTGCAGG TTGGGTGGAAATGATGGCACCTGTATTTTCAAGAACTGCTTGGCAATGTGTATGGTACATGATCCAG AATGATTTGGTCCATGCATGGGGCCTGGATGTGCAGCTTGGTTATTGTGCACAA GGAGATCGAACACAAAACGTTGGTGTGGTTGACTCAGAGTATATAGTTCATCTTGGTCTTCCTACGCTTGGTGTCTCAGATGGAAATAAG GTGACTAATTCCCCAGATCCTTCTCAGAAAGGGGACTCGAAAGCATTG GCCCCATCTGCCTCCGATAAAGTCAATGATAGATCTAAA GTTAGGATGCAGTCCTTTATTGATATGCAGATCTTTAAGGAAAGATGGAGTAATGCAGTAAAGGAGGAAAAATGTTGGGTTGACCCGTATCAACTAACAACAAACTGA
- the LOC103431805 gene encoding uncharacterized protein isoform X3: MENLHASTLSDPKNRSFYCCLVIVSSLICGAYFIGGASIAQEYKEKLTRWKVIYNTQNTTLHTCKNRCQPSGSEALPKGIVVKTSDLEALPLWGSSVKNENSKPSKSLLAIAVGIKQKEIVDKIVKKFLSSDFVVMLFHYDGAVDKWRDLPWSDHAIHVSVMNQTKWWFAKRFLHPDIVSEYKYIFLWDEDLGVENFDPMRYLSIIQEEGLEISQPALDPDKSEVYHPITARVKNSKVHRRFYKYKGSGRCDDHSSAPPCAGWVEMMAPVFSRTAWQCVWYMIQNDLVHAWGLDVQLGYCAQGDRTQNVGVVDSEYIVHLGLPTLGVSDGNKVTNSPDPSQKGDSKALAPSASDKVNDRSKVRMQSFIDMQIFKERWSNAVKEEKCWVDPYQLTTN; this comes from the exons ATGGAAAATTTGCAT GCCTCTACGCTGTCAGACCCAAAGAATAGGTCATTCTACTGCTGTCTCGTCATTGTATCTTCATTGATCTGCGGGGCTTACTTCATCGGTGGTGCATCCATTGCTCAGGAGTATAAGGAA aaattaacaagaTGGAAAGTGATCTACAATACGCAGAATACAACTTTGCATACATGCAAG AATCGATGCCAACCTTCAGGGAGTGAGGCATTACCGAAAGGAATTGTTGTCAAAACATCGGACTTGGAAGCGCTGCCTTTATGGGGTTCATCTGTGAAAAAT GAAAACTCAAAACCTTCTAAGAGCTTGCTGGCAATTGCAGTTGGAATAAAGCAGAAAGAGATAGTGGACAAAATTGTCAAAAAG TTTCTATCAAGTGATTTTGTTGTAATGCTTTTTCATTATGATGGTGCGGTGGATAAATGGAGGGATTTACCTTGGAGTGATCATGCCATACACGTGTCTGTGATGAATCAAACAAAATG GTGGTTCGCCAAACGTTTCCTGCATCCAGATATAGTTTCGGAgtacaaatatatttttctttgggaTGAGGACCTTGGAGTTGAGAATTTTGACCCGATGCG ATATCTATCCATAATTCAAGAAGAGGGACTGGAAATATCACAGCCGGCACTTGATCCTGACAAGTCAGAGGTGTATCATCCAATCACTGCACGTGTGAAGAATTCAAAAGTGCACAG ACGGTTTTATAAGTATAAGGGCAGTGGAAGGTGTGACGACCATAGCTCTGCTCCTCCTTGTGCAGG TTGGGTGGAAATGATGGCACCTGTATTTTCAAGAACTGCTTGGCAATGTGTATGGTACATGATCCAG AATGATTTGGTCCATGCATGGGGCCTGGATGTGCAGCTTGGTTATTGTGCACAA GGAGATCGAACACAAAACGTTGGTGTGGTTGACTCAGAGTATATAGTTCATCTTGGTCTTCCTACGCTTGGTGTCTCAGATGGAAATAAG GTGACTAATTCCCCAGATCCTTCTCAGAAAGGGGACTCGAAAGCATTG GCCCCATCTGCCTCCGATAAAGTCAATGATAGATCTAAA GTTAGGATGCAGTCCTTTATTGATATGCAGATCTTTAAGGAAAGATGGAGTAATGCAGTAAAGGAGGAAAAATGTTGGGTTGACCCGTATCAACTAACAACAAACTGA
- the LOC103431805 gene encoding uncharacterized protein isoform X1 has protein sequence MENLHASTLSDPKNRSFYCCLVIVSSLICGAYFIGGASIAQEYKEKSFLQKLTRWKVIYNTQNTTLHTCKNRCQPSGSEALPKGIVVKTSDLEALPLWGSSVKNENSKPSKSLLAIAVGIKQKEIVDKIVKKFLSSDFVVMLFHYDGAVDKWRDLPWSDHAIHVSVMNQTKWWFAKRFLHPDIVSEYKYIFLWDEDLGVENFDPMRYLSIIQEEGLEISQPALDPDKSEVYHPITARVKNSKVHRRFYKYKGSGRCDDHSSAPPCAGWVEMMAPVFSRTAWQCVWYMIQNDLVHAWGLDVQLGYCAQGDRTQNVGVVDSEYIVHLGLPTLGVSDGNKVTNSPDPSQKGDSKALAPSASDKVNDRSKVRMQSFIDMQIFKERWSNAVKEEKCWVDPYQLTTN, from the exons ATGGAAAATTTGCAT GCCTCTACGCTGTCAGACCCAAAGAATAGGTCATTCTACTGCTGTCTCGTCATTGTATCTTCATTGATCTGCGGGGCTTACTTCATCGGTGGTGCATCCATTGCTCAGGAGTATAAGGAA AAATCTTTcttgcagaaattaacaagaTGGAAAGTGATCTACAATACGCAGAATACAACTTTGCATACATGCAAG AATCGATGCCAACCTTCAGGGAGTGAGGCATTACCGAAAGGAATTGTTGTCAAAACATCGGACTTGGAAGCGCTGCCTTTATGGGGTTCATCTGTGAAAAAT GAAAACTCAAAACCTTCTAAGAGCTTGCTGGCAATTGCAGTTGGAATAAAGCAGAAAGAGATAGTGGACAAAATTGTCAAAAAG TTTCTATCAAGTGATTTTGTTGTAATGCTTTTTCATTATGATGGTGCGGTGGATAAATGGAGGGATTTACCTTGGAGTGATCATGCCATACACGTGTCTGTGATGAATCAAACAAAATG GTGGTTCGCCAAACGTTTCCTGCATCCAGATATAGTTTCGGAgtacaaatatatttttctttgggaTGAGGACCTTGGAGTTGAGAATTTTGACCCGATGCG ATATCTATCCATAATTCAAGAAGAGGGACTGGAAATATCACAGCCGGCACTTGATCCTGACAAGTCAGAGGTGTATCATCCAATCACTGCACGTGTGAAGAATTCAAAAGTGCACAG ACGGTTTTATAAGTATAAGGGCAGTGGAAGGTGTGACGACCATAGCTCTGCTCCTCCTTGTGCAGG TTGGGTGGAAATGATGGCACCTGTATTTTCAAGAACTGCTTGGCAATGTGTATGGTACATGATCCAG AATGATTTGGTCCATGCATGGGGCCTGGATGTGCAGCTTGGTTATTGTGCACAA GGAGATCGAACACAAAACGTTGGTGTGGTTGACTCAGAGTATATAGTTCATCTTGGTCTTCCTACGCTTGGTGTCTCAGATGGAAATAAG GTGACTAATTCCCCAGATCCTTCTCAGAAAGGGGACTCGAAAGCATTG GCCCCATCTGCCTCCGATAAAGTCAATGATAGATCTAAA GTTAGGATGCAGTCCTTTATTGATATGCAGATCTTTAAGGAAAGATGGAGTAATGCAGTAAAGGAGGAAAAATGTTGGGTTGACCCGTATCAACTAACAACAAACTGA
- the LOC103431796 gene encoding ETHYLENE INSENSITIVE 3-like 1 protein isoform X1 encodes MVIFEELGFSGNLDYLLAPSGEGDAAPEHEQEATVEEDYSDEEMDVDELEKRMWRDRMLLKRLKEQTKGKEGVDNARQRQSQEQARRKKMSRAQDGILKYMLKMMEVCKAQGFVYGIIPEKGKPVSGASDNLRAWWKEKVRFDRNGPAAISKYQADHSIPGKNEDFSAVASTPHTLQELQDTTLGSLLSALMQHCNPPQRRFPLEKGVAPPWWPTGNEEWWPQLNLPQDQCPPPYKKPHDLKKAWKVGVLTAVIKHMSPDIAKIRKLVRQSKCLQDKMTAKESATWLAIINQEEALARRLYPDRCPPPFAGGSESLAISGTSDYDVEGVDDDENVEIEDCKPLVNHFIIGATGQRERQVVPQVKGEHIEINSDFGPKRKQLAEEPQMMLDQKYYACEYLQCPYHDYRLGFLDITARNNHQLNCPYRNNSSQVLGMSSFQLHNEKPVDFSLPIAQPPTPAIQRPVNQSSGFDALGLGNQQQVNQSSRFDASGLGNQQQVNQSNRFDASRIGIQQPVNQSGRFDSSGLGIAEDGQKMISELMSFYDSNIQQNKNCNPGNLNDVDDCNQQQANFQFPMNDNLYGQGLDIGRNMNMSEQSPMPMLHPDFSSPEVQFDQLMAFDSPFGNNSNEDVDIRFGSPLHLSPVGYNVMDPPLNQDPWFP; translated from the coding sequence ATGGTGATCTTTGAGGAGTTAGGTTTCTCTGGTAATCTTGACTATCTTTTGGCTCCATCTGGGGAAGGGGATGCAGCTCCAGAACATGAACAAGAGGCAACTGTGGAGGAGGATTATAGTGATGAAGAAATGGATGTTGATGAGCTTGAGAAGAGGATGTGGAGAGATCGAATGCTACTGAAGAGGCTGAAAGAACAAACTAAGGGAAAGGAAGGAGTTGACAATGCAAGACAGCGTCAATCACAGGAACAAGCGCGGAGGAAGAAGATGTCACGGGCACAAGATGGAATCCTGAAATATATGCTGAAAATGATGGAAGTTTGCAAAGCTCAGGGTTTTGTTTATGGAATTATCCCTGAAAAAGGAAAACCAGTGAGTGGCGCCTCTGACAATCTGCGAGCATGGTGGAAGGAAAAAGTAAGATTTGATCGTAATGGCCCGGCTGCGATTTCTAAGTATCAGGCAGATCATTCAATCCCTGGGAAGAATGAAGACTTCAGTGCAGTGGCATCCACTCCTCACACCTTACAGGAGCTCCAAGACACCACTCTTGGTTCACTTTTGTCAGCTTTGATGCAGCACTGCAATCCACCCCAAAGACGTTTCCCGTTGGAGAAGGGTGTTGCTCCTCCTTGGTGGCCTACTGGTAACGAGGAATGGTGGCCGCAACTAAATCTCCCCCAGGATCAGTGTCCTCCCCCATACAAGAAGCCTCATGATCTGAAGAAGGCTTGGAAGGTTGGTGTTCTCACGGCTGTGATTAAGCACATGTCGCCAGATATTGCAAAGATCCGCAAGCTTGTTCGTCAGTCCAAATGTTTGCAGGACAAAATGACTGCTAAGGAGAGCGCCACTTGGCTAGCCATTATAAACCAGGAGGAAGCTCTGGCCCGGAGGCTATATCCTGATAGATGTCCACCTCCATTTGCTGGTGGGAGTGAGTCTCTCGCAATCAGTGGTACTAGTGATTATGATGTTGAAGGGGTTGATGATGACGAAAATGTTGAAATAGAGGATTGCAAACCTCTTGTTAATCACTTCATCATTGGAGCGACTGGACAAAGAGAGAGGCAGGTGGTACCTCAGGTTAAGGGAGAGCACATCGAGATCAACTCGGATTTTGGTCCGAAGAGGAAGCAGCTGGCTGAAGAGCCACAAATGATGTTAGATCAGAAGTATTACGCCTGCGAATATCTGCAGTGCCCGTATCATGATTATCGCCTAGGCTTTCTCGACATAACTGCAAGAAACAATCATCAGTTGAATTGTCCATACCGGAATAATTCTTCACAAGTTCTGGGAATGTCAAGCTTTCAGCTTCACAATGAGAAACCTGTGGACTTCTCTCTACCCATTGCTCAACCACCAACACCAGCAATTCAACGACCAGTGAACCAGTCAAGTGGGTTTGATGCTTTGGGACTTGGAAATCAACAGCAGGTGAACCAATCAAGTAGGTTCGATGCTTCGGGACTTGGAAATCAACAGCAGGTGAACCAGTCAAATAGGTTCGATGCTTCGAGAATTGGAATTCAACAACCAGTGAACCAGTCAGGTAGGTTTGATTCTTCGGGGCTTGGAATTGCTGAGGATGGGCAGAAAATGATATCCGAGCTTATGTCATTCTATGATAGTAATATACAGCAAAACAAGAACTGCAATCCTGGAAACCTAAATGATGTAGATGATTGCAATCAGCAGCAGGCTAACTTTCAATTTCCAATGAATGATAACTTATATGGTCAAGGGCTGGACATAGGACGCAACATGAACATGTCGGAACAGTCCCCAATGCCTATGCTTCATCCAGATTTTTCATCCCCGGAAGTTCAGTTTGATCAGTTGATGGCATTTGATTCTCCATTTGGTAACAATTCCAACGAAGATGTCGACATAAGATTTGGCTCCCCCTTGCACTTGTCACCTGTTGGTTATAATGTTATGGACCCGCCTCTGAACCAAGACCCCTGGTTCCCATGA
- the LOC103431796 gene encoding ETHYLENE INSENSITIVE 3-like 1 protein (The RefSeq protein has 8 substitutions compared to this genomic sequence) encodes MVIFEELGFSGNLDYLLAPSGEGDAAPEHEQEAIVEEDYSDEEMDVDELEKRMWRDRMLLKRLKEQTKGKEGVDNARQRQSQEQARRKKMSRAQDGILKYMLEMMEVCKAQGFVYGIIPEKGKPVSGASDNLRAWWKEKVRFDRNGPAAISKYQADHSIPGKNEDFSAVASTPHTLQELQDTTLGSLLSALMQHCNPPQRRFPLEKGVAPPWWPTGNEEWWPQLNLPQDQCPPPYKKPHDLKKAWKVGVLTAVIKHMSPDIAKIRKLVRQSKCLQDKMTAKESASWLAIINQEEALARRLYPDRCPPPFAGGSESLTISGTSDYDVEGVDDDENVEIEDCKPLVNHFNIGATGQRERQVVPQVKGELIEINSDFGPKRKQLAEEPQMMLEQKYYTCEYLQCPYHDYRLGFLDITARNNHQLNCPYRNNSSQVLGMSSFQLHNEKPVDFSLPIAQPPTPAIQRPVNQSSGFDALGLGNQQQVNQSSRFDASGLGNQQQVNQSNRFDASRIGIQQPVNQSGRFDSSGLGIAEDGQKMISELMSFYDSNIQQNKNCNPGNLNDVDDCNQQQANFQFPMNDNLYGQGLDIGRNMNMSEQSPMPMLHPDFSSPEVQFDQLMAFDSPFGNNSNEDVDIRFGSPLHLSPVGYNVMDPPLNQDPWFP; translated from the coding sequence ATGGTGATCTTTGAGGAGTTAGGTTTCTCTGGTAATCTTGACTATCTTTTGGCTCCATCTGGGGAAGGGGATGCAGCTCCAGAACATGAACAAGAGGCAACTGTGGAGGAGGATTATAGTGATGAAGAAATGGATGTTGATGAGCTTGAGAAGAGGATGTGGAGAGATCGAATGCTACTGAAGAGGCTGAAAGAACAAACTAAGGGAAAGGAAGGAGTTGACAATGCAAGACAGCGTCAATCACAGGAACAAGCGCGGAGGAAGAAGATGTCACGGGCACAAGATGGAATCCTGAAATATATGCTGAAAATGATGGAAGTTTGCAAAGCTCAGGGTTTTGTTTATGGAATTATCCCTGAAAAAGGAAAACCAGTGAGTGGCGCCTCTGACAATCTGCGAGCATGGTGGAAGGAAAAAGTAAGATTTGATCGTAATGGCCCGGCTGCGATTTCTAAGTATCAGGCAGATCATTCAATCCCTGGGAAGAATGAAGACTTCAGTGCAGTGGCATCCACTCCTCACACCTTACAGGAGCTCCAAGACACCACTCTTGGTTCACTTTTGTCAGCTTTGATGCAGCACTGCAATCCACCCCAAAGACGTTTCCCGTTGGAGAAGGGTGTTGCTCCTCCTTGGTGGCCTACTGGTAACGAGGAATGGTGGCCGCAACTAAATCTCCCCCAGGATCAGTGTCCTCCCCCATACAAGAAGCCTCATGATCTGAAGAAGGCTTGGAAGGTTGGTGTTCTCACGGCTGTGATTAAGCACATGTCGCCAGATATTGCAAAGATCCGCAAGCTTGTTCGTCAGTCCAAATGTTTGCAGGACAAAATGACTGCTAAGGAGAGCGCCACTTGGCTAGCCATTATAAACCAGGAGGAAGCTCTGGCCCGGAGGCTATATCCTGATAGATGTCCACCTCCATTTGCTGGTGGGAGTGAGTCTCTCGCAATCAGTGGTACTAGTGATTATGATGTTGAAGGGGTTGATGATGACGAAAATGTTGAAATAGAGGATTGCAAACCTCTTGTTAATCACTTCATCATTGGAGCGACTGGACAAAGAGAGAGGCAGGTGGTACCTCAGGTTAAGGGAGAGCACATCGAGATCAACTCGGATTTTGGTCCGAAGAGGAAGCAGCTGGCTGAAGAGCCACAAATGATGTTAGATCAGAAGTATTACGCCTGCGAATATCTGCAGTGCCCGTATCATGATTATCGCCTAGGCTTTCTCGACATAACTGCAAGAAACAATCATCAGTTGAATTGTCCATACCGGAATAATTCTTCACAAGTTCTGGGAATGTCAAGCTTTCAGCTTCACAATGAGAAACCTGTGGACTTCTCTCTACCCATTGCTCAACCACCAACACCAGCAATTCAACGACCAGTGAACCAGTCAAGTGGGTTTGATGCTTTGGGACTTGGAAATCAACAGCAGGTGAACCAATCAAGTAGGTTCGATGCTTCGGGACTTGGAAATCAACAGCAGGTGAACCAGTCAAATAGGTTCGATGCTTCGAGAATTGGAATTCAACAACCAGTGAACCAGTCAGGTAGGTTTGATTCTTCGGGGCTTGGAATTGCTGAGGATGGGCAGAAAATGATATCCGAGCTTATGTCATTCTATGATAGTAATATACAGCAAAACAAGAACTGCAATCCTGGAAACCTAAATGATGTAGATGATTGCAATCAGCAGCAGGCTAACTTTCAATTTCCAATGAATGATAACTTATATGGTCAAGGGCTGGACATAGGACGCAACATGAACATGTCGGAACAGTCCCCAATGCCTATGCTTCATCCAGATTTTTCATCCCCGGAAGTTCAGTTTGATCAGTTGATGGCATTTGATTCTCCATTTGGTAACAATTCCAACGAAGATGTCGACATAAGATTTGGCTCCCCCTTGCACTTGTCACCTGTTGGTTATAATGTTATGGACCCGCCTCTGAACCAAGACCCCTGGTTCCCATGA
- the LOC139187600 gene encoding protein ETHYLENE INSENSITIVE 3-like, translating to MVIFEELGFSGNLDYLLAPSGEGDAAPEHEQEATVEEDYSDEEMDVDELEKRMWRDRMLLKGLKEQTKGKEAVDNARQRQSQEQARRKKMSRAQDGILKYMLKMMEVCKAQGFVYGIIPEKGKPVSGASDNLKRLKEQMKGKEGVDNARQRQSQEQARRNNRRNKLREGRSSGRKKVARGRRG from the coding sequence ATGGTGATCTTTGAGGAGTTAGGTTTCTCTGGTAATCTTGACTATCTTTTGGCTCCATCTGGGGAAGGGGATGCAGCTCCAGAACATGAACAAGAGGCAACTGTGGAGGAGGATTATAGTGATGAAGAAATGGATGTTGATGAGCTCGAGAAGAGGATGTGGAGAGATCGAATGCTACTGAAGGGGCTGAAAGAACAAACTAAGGGAAAGGAAGCAGTTGACAATGCAAGACAGCGTCAATCACAGGAACAAGCGCGGAGGAAGAAGATGTCACGGGCACAAGATGGAATCCTGAAATATATGCTGAAAATGATGGAAGTTTGCAAAGCTCAGGGTTTTGTTTATGGAATTATCCCTGAAAAAGGAAAACCAGTGAGTGGCGCCTCTGACAATCTGAAGAGGCTGAAAGAACAAATGAAGGGAAAGGAAGGAGTTGACAATGCAAGACAGCGTCAATCACAGGAACAAGCGCGGAGGAACAATCGCAGGAACAAACTAAGGGAGGGAAGAAGTTCAGGGAGGAAGAAGGTTGCACGTGGAAGAAGAGGTTGA